A section of the Ignavibacteriales bacterium genome encodes:
- a CDS encoding amino acid permease: MSKAILEEEIHHSGLLRKLGLWTAFLVVMSSMIGSGIFKKTAPMAVELDSGGILLICWLIAGFITLMGAATNAEIAGLIAEPGGQYVYFKEMYGRPFAFIYGWSCFSVIQSASIASIGYVFAESVNAIIHLPTLSDSLSGFTIFGLFQPFDNFGVKGLTILTIIFLTTANYLGVVFGGYINNTFTILKVTGILVIIVLGLAISGGSTENIAPILENPNAQYGTSLGLFGAMFAAMLGAFWAYDGWNNIGYLGGEVKNAKRNIPIALFGGVSAVIIIYMLTNFVFLYVMPVDEIVQIAGVKNSIIGVEVMRKFLGNGGAFFISVLIMISTFGTTNGTILASSRVYFAMARDKLFFKSAAYTHPKFRTPYVSLLIQGVWACLLVLSGTFDQLTDMLIFASFIFYGAGAFGVFVLRKKMKDAHRPYKVWGYPWIPAIFVLFCITLVAVTIIQNPRDAGIGLLLVLLGIPFYIFWRKGAKEVK; this comes from the coding sequence ATGTCAAAAGCAATCCTGGAAGAAGAAATTCATCATAGCGGGCTTCTTCGTAAACTCGGACTGTGGACTGCGTTCCTTGTTGTAATGAGTTCAATGATAGGATCAGGAATTTTTAAGAAGACCGCTCCAATGGCGGTCGAGCTTGATTCCGGCGGCATCCTTCTAATATGCTGGCTTATAGCGGGCTTTATTACACTGATGGGGGCGGCGACAAATGCCGAAATAGCCGGACTGATCGCGGAGCCAGGCGGACAGTACGTTTATTTTAAAGAGATGTACGGCAGACCTTTCGCATTCATTTACGGGTGGTCATGTTTTTCGGTAATACAGTCCGCATCGATCGCTTCGATAGGATATGTTTTCGCGGAATCGGTTAATGCAATAATACACCTTCCTACTCTAAGCGACAGTCTCTCCGGTTTTACTATATTTGGCTTATTTCAGCCGTTCGATAATTTTGGAGTGAAAGGTCTCACGATACTTACCATAATATTTCTAACCACTGCAAATTACCTCGGTGTTGTTTTCGGGGGTTATATTAATAATACATTTACAATTCTGAAAGTTACGGGAATACTCGTTATTATCGTTCTCGGACTTGCTATAAGCGGTGGAAGTACAGAAAATATTGCACCTATCCTCGAAAATCCAAACGCGCAGTACGGCACTTCACTGGGATTGTTTGGCGCAATGTTCGCGGCGATGCTGGGAGCATTCTGGGCTTACGACGGGTGGAATAACATCGGGTATCTCGGCGGTGAAGTGAAAAACGCAAAGCGGAATATACCGATAGCGCTATTCGGGGGTGTGAGCGCGGTGATAATTATTTACATGCTAACCAATTTTGTGTTTCTATATGTGATGCCGGTGGATGAAATAGTACAGATTGCCGGAGTAAAGAACAGTATTATAGGTGTCGAGGTAATGAGGAAGTTCCTCGGCAACGGCGGGGCATTCTTTATCTCGGTGCTGATCATGATTTCGACATTCGGGACGACAAACGGGACGATACTGGCTTCATCGAGGGTTTATTTCGCGATGGCACGCGACAAATTATTTTTTAAGTCAGCGGCATACACCCATCCTAAATTCAGAACTCCATACGTTTCGCTTTTGATTCAGGGAGTATGGGCTTGTCTACTGGTGCTGTCGGGAACGTTCGACCAGTTGACGGACATGCTGATATTTGCTTCATTTATATTTTACGGAGCGGGGGCGTTCGGCGTGTTTGTTCTCCGCAAGAAAATGAAAGACGCACACCGTCCTTATAAGGTGTGGGGTTATCCATGGATACCGGCTATCTTTGTGCTGTTTTGCATAACACTTGTAGCAGTAACAATAATTCAGAATCCGCGTGACGCAGGTATAGGACTTCTCCTTGTACTGCTGGGCATCCCGTTCTATATATTCTGGAGAAAAGGCGCGAAGGAAGTCAAGTAA
- a CDS encoding cation transporter — protein sequence MAHNHSHNHSSGGIKYGKAFAIGIALNLIFIVVEVIYGLAANSSALLADAGHNASDVLSLFFAWGAAWIALRKPSGKYTYGLRRITILVSLLNAVILLIGVALILIEAIEKIQNPSEIAGGTVMIVAGVGVIINGITAMMFMKGQKEDLNIKGAFLHMAADAGVSLGVVIAGLLIMLFNILWIDPVMSFVIVAVILYSTWGLLVDSLNLALDAVPKDIDVQKVRSYLDSVKGVEDVHDLHIWAMSTTQIALTAHLVVPEGYSDNFIVDIREELEKKFGIIHTTLQVEKSGANCDCC from the coding sequence ATGGCGCATAACCATTCACATAATCACTCATCCGGAGGAATTAAGTACGGTAAGGCGTTTGCAATCGGCATCGCACTTAATCTTATATTTATCGTTGTAGAGGTCATTTATGGTTTGGCGGCTAACTCGTCCGCTCTGCTGGCTGACGCAGGGCATAACGCCAGCGACGTGCTGAGCTTGTTTTTTGCGTGGGGCGCGGCATGGATCGCTCTCAGAAAACCCTCCGGTAAGTACACGTATGGTCTGCGCAGGATAACGATACTTGTTTCTCTGCTTAACGCGGTCATATTGCTGATTGGTGTAGCGCTGATATTGATAGAGGCGATAGAGAAGATACAGAATCCTTCAGAGATAGCGGGCGGTACGGTGATGATCGTTGCGGGTGTGGGTGTGATAATAAATGGTATTACGGCGATGATGTTTATGAAAGGGCAGAAGGAGGACCTTAATATTAAGGGCGCGTTCCTTCACATGGCGGCTGACGCAGGAGTGTCGCTGGGCGTAGTGATAGCGGGACTGTTAATTATGCTGTTTAATATATTGTGGATAGACCCGGTGATGAGCTTTGTGATCGTTGCGGTGATATTGTACAGCACGTGGGGGCTATTGGTGGATTCGCTTAATCTCGCGCTGGATGCGGTGCCAAAGGATATCGACGTGCAGAAGGTGAGGAGCTACCTGGATTCGGTGAAGGGTGTAGAGGATGTGCACGACCTGCATATCTGGGCTATGAGCACTACACAGATCGCGCTGACGGCGCACCTTGTTGTGCCGGAGGGATATAGTGATAATTTTATTGTCGATATAAGGGAGGAACTGGAGAAGAAGTTTGGGATAATACATACCACTCTCCAGGTAGAAAAGTCCGGCGCTAACTGCGACTGCTGTTAG